One genomic window of Glycine max cultivar Williams 82 chromosome 16, Glycine_max_v4.0, whole genome shotgun sequence includes the following:
- the LOC100789248 gene encoding 50S ribosomal protein L9 produces the protein MGYLQFGRHGVRQIIRFRDASYDNVVVNPLLYASQGLRYKRKLQVILTTDIDNLGKAGDTVKVAPGYFRNHLMPKLLAFPNIDKFAHLLNEQRKIYQPTEEEKQEDVTLVKESKEDMMKEYEKAALRLDKAKLVLRRLINVQKAKSRESKDDPLELRYPVTKDILVAEVSRQICVNVAPDNLHLPSPLATLGEYEVPLRLPRSIPLPEGKVNWSLKVKIRSK, from the exons ATGGGTTATCTTCAATTTGGCAGACATGGTGTTAGGCAGATCATTAGATTTAGAGATGCTAGTTATGATAATGTTGTGGTAAACCCACTCCTATATGCTTCCCAAGGACTTCGTTACAAGAGGAAGCTCCAAGTCATCCTTACAAct GACATAGATAATCTGGGAAAGGCAGGTGATACTGTCAAAGTTGCCCCTGGATATTTTCGCAACCACCTAATGCCCAAGCTCCTTGCTTTCCCTAACATTGATAAGTTTGCTCATCTCCTCAATGAGCAGCGCAag ATATATCAACCAactgaagaagaaaaacaagaagatGTCACTCTTGTTAAAGAGTCAAAGGAAGATATGATGAAAGAGTATGAAAAGGCAGCATTGCGTCTTGATAAAGCTAAGCTG GTCTTGCGGAGATTAATCAATGTTCAAAAAGCCAAGTCACGTGAATCAAAAGATGACCCCTTGGAGTTACGTTATCCTGTGACAAAAGATATTCTTGTGGCTGAG GTGTCAAGACAAATCTGTGTGAACGTTGCACCTGATAACCTGCATCTTCCATCACCTTTAGCCACATTGGGAGAATATGAGGTGCCACTGCGTTTACCAAGGTCCATCCCGTTGCCAGAGGGCAAGGTTAATTGGAGTTTGAAAGTTAAAATCAGGAGTAAATAA